Part of the Candidatus Methylomirabilota bacterium genome, CGCACGGGCTGCTCCAGCCCATCGCCGACGCGGTGAAGCTCATGATGAAGGAAGACGTGGTCCCGACCCTCGCCGACCGGCCCGTCTACAACTTGGCGCCAATCGTCTTCCTGATCCCGTGCATGCTGATCTTCGCCACCATCCCCTTCGCGCCCGGGCTGGGGGTGGCCGATCTCAACATCGGCGTCCTCTTCTTCCTCGCCGTCTCCTCGATGGAGATCGTGGGGCTGTTCATGGCGGGGTGGGGGTCGAACAACAAGTACGCGCTCCTGTCCGCGATGCGCGCGGTGAACCAGATCATCTCGTACGATCTACCGTTTGTTTTCACCGCCCTCGTGCCCGTGGTGCTGGCCGGCTCCCTGCGCCTGTCCGACATCGCGAACGCCCAGGTGGGCTTCTTCGGGGCCTTCATCTTCTACCCCGTGATCGGGCAACTTGCCTTCATCGCCTACATCGTGACCACCCTCGCCGCGGAGAACCGGGTGCCGTTCGACATCCTCGAGGCGGAGTCCGAGCTGGTGGCGGGCTTCCGCGT contains:
- a CDS encoding complex I subunit 1 family protein, whose amino-acid sequence is HGLLQPIADAVKLMMKEDVVPTLADRPVYNLAPIVFLIPCMLIFATIPFAPGLGVADLNIGVLFFLAVSSMEIVGLFMAGWGSNNKYALLSAMRAVNQIISYDLPFVFTALVPVVLAGSLRLSDIANAQVGFFGAFIFYPVIGQLAFIAYIVTTLAAENRVPFDILEAESELVAGFRVEYSGMKFALIQLGEYAHAIGTSFLGALLFLGAWSGPGPAWLGPLWFLLKAMAVFLLLTWVRWSFVRIRVDQILAISWKLMLPASLLLLMATAAWVSWRSAGGA